The Flavobacterium piscisymbiosum genome includes a region encoding these proteins:
- a CDS encoding tetratricopeptide repeat-containing sensor histidine kinase, translated as MKRHWLISFSVLCIVLLFPQRTIAQAMPVPKAEKSKQVKISKAAEDLSVSLDENDESKIAVNYEKLANEFLNNGDNAKAEEYFKRALNSYTKLKRTEDKTRVTRSLAKVQENQKNFNSAIKNYEVAGSLSKDVAEEKINLNDANRLKNQSNPASQTNYVDSNIELLKKEKKSQEVTEAYVQKAQNSLDLKDKSVAIESYKNALAYAKDKPESVIKIKNEIANVYASDNQFEKAIGINEKLLAEAVTKQDFNTQIKQLQSLATLYFKKEEPKKALVSLKEAYDLASKKGNSAEAKNTLSALAKYYKSNGNEKESMALYEQFFQNFDELIQSDTTLINAKTFQVTEGKIRQLEKEKSLKDELITKKNTFNYFLLGSILLLLLLFAFIVKALYAIKTKNKEIALQSLRREMNPHFIFNSLNSVNQFISENKELEANKYLTSYSNLMRNMMENSNKDFISLDKEVEQLKKYLDLEHLRFQDKFDFEITVDETLDAERVFVPNMIIQPHLENAIWHGLRYLDKKGFLKLQFRFIDGKVVVVIDDNGIGLTKSQELKTTNQKVHESRGLNNTNERIGLLNELYKKNIAFEIKEKALPESGTIVQIVFPLIDKI; from the coding sequence GTGAAACGTCATTGGTTAATTAGTTTTAGTGTGCTTTGTATAGTGCTATTGTTTCCGCAACGAACAATTGCGCAGGCAATGCCTGTGCCAAAAGCGGAAAAAAGCAAGCAGGTGAAAATTAGTAAGGCGGCTGAAGATTTATCGGTTTCATTGGATGAAAACGATGAATCGAAAATTGCCGTGAACTATGAAAAATTGGCCAACGAATTTTTAAATAATGGTGATAATGCCAAAGCCGAGGAATATTTTAAAAGAGCATTAAACAGTTACACCAAACTAAAACGGACTGAAGATAAAACCCGTGTAACGCGCAGTTTGGCCAAAGTACAGGAGAATCAAAAAAACTTTAATTCGGCGATTAAAAATTACGAAGTTGCGGGCTCATTATCTAAAGATGTTGCCGAAGAAAAGATCAACTTAAACGACGCTAACCGACTTAAAAACCAATCAAATCCTGCCAGTCAGACCAATTATGTAGATTCGAATATCGAATTGCTGAAAAAGGAAAAGAAAAGCCAAGAAGTTACAGAAGCGTATGTTCAGAAAGCCCAAAATTCATTAGACTTAAAAGATAAAAGCGTTGCAATAGAAAGTTATAAAAATGCACTCGCTTACGCAAAAGATAAACCGGAATCTGTAATTAAGATTAAAAATGAAATTGCGAATGTTTATGCCTCAGACAATCAGTTTGAAAAGGCAATCGGGATCAACGAAAAACTCTTGGCCGAAGCCGTAACCAAACAAGATTTTAATACCCAAATCAAACAATTGCAATCGCTGGCAACGCTTTATTTTAAAAAAGAAGAACCAAAGAAAGCATTGGTTTCATTGAAAGAAGCGTATGATTTGGCGTCTAAAAAAGGAAATTCGGCGGAAGCCAAAAATACTTTATCTGCCCTCGCAAAGTATTATAAATCTAATGGGAATGAAAAAGAAAGTATGGCGCTTTACGAGCAATTTTTTCAAAATTTTGATGAGTTGATTCAATCTGATACGACTTTGATTAATGCGAAAACTTTCCAGGTTACAGAAGGAAAGATACGTCAGCTCGAAAAAGAAAAATCATTAAAAGATGAATTAATTACCAAGAAAAACACCTTCAACTACTTTCTTTTAGGATCAATTTTATTGCTTTTGCTTTTGTTTGCCTTTATTGTAAAAGCGCTTTATGCTATTAAAACCAAGAATAAAGAAATCGCTTTGCAATCGTTGCGACGCGAGATGAATCCGCATTTTATTTTTAATAGTTTAAATAGTGTCAATCAGTTTATTTCTGAAAATAAAGAACTGGAAGCCAATAAATACCTGACTTCGTATTCGAATTTGATGAGGAATATGATGGAAAACTCGAATAAAGATTTTATTTCGCTGGATAAGGAAGTCGAACAATTAAAAAAATACCTGGATCTGGAACATTTGCGTTTTCAGGATAAGTTCGATTTTGAAATTACAGTTGATGAAACTCTGGATGCAGAAAGGGTTTTTGTCCCCAATATGATTATCCAGCCACATCTTGAAAATGCGATTTGGCACGGTTTGCGTTATCTCGACAAAAAGGGATTTCTTAAACTTCAATTCCGGTTTATTGATGGCAAAGTTGTCGTAGTTATCGATGATAACGGAATTGGTTTAACCAAAAGTCAGGAGCTGAAAACGACCAACCAGAAAGTGCATGAATCCCGTGGACTTAATAATACCAA
- a CDS encoding SIMPL domain-containing protein: MKKLFFTASTALFSTFIMGQASGNINYRDQESYNNTAIDINFPSNNDILVSVKGLANVKADAYTAIFSITQNGKTTKEVNELMDQRIMQSLNEIKLKKGVETFVDMISFVPVYEYETEKKVFNRKTYNEVPAGFELKKNIHIKFDDPNQLNEFIAILSNYEIYDLVKVDYFSNALETIKKEMMMKAKLLVQEKLKNYQELLGETFINTEKKITDDFIINVPIEMYKSYEAYNSSSLNLKKAANINQVTKSVTLYYQPVFNKDFDFVINSTVLEPVIQIQYEIKIAINREKKPASKTDKEFILVTPNGDLKTLNTNTTKQN; the protein is encoded by the coding sequence ATGAAAAAACTATTCTTTACAGCATCAACAGCATTATTTTCTACGTTTATAATGGGACAGGCTTCAGGAAATATCAATTATCGCGATCAGGAATCTTATAACAATACGGCAATTGATATAAATTTTCCTTCAAACAATGACATTCTTGTAAGTGTGAAAGGGCTTGCAAATGTTAAGGCAGACGCGTATACAGCCATTTTTAGCATCACTCAAAATGGTAAAACCACTAAAGAAGTGAATGAATTAATGGACCAAAGAATTATGCAGTCTCTAAATGAAATTAAACTTAAAAAAGGAGTGGAAACTTTTGTTGACATGATTTCTTTTGTTCCGGTTTACGAATATGAAACAGAAAAAAAAGTGTTTAATCGCAAGACTTATAATGAAGTTCCCGCAGGATTTGAATTGAAGAAAAACATTCATATCAAATTCGATGATCCCAATCAGTTGAATGAATTTATTGCGATTTTATCCAATTATGAAATATACGATCTGGTGAAGGTTGATTATTTTTCTAATGCATTAGAAACCATCAAAAAAGAAATGATGATGAAAGCAAAACTTCTTGTTCAGGAAAAATTAAAAAACTATCAGGAATTGCTTGGAGAAACATTTATAAATACTGAGAAAAAAATTACCGATGATTTCATTATAAATGTACCCATAGAAATGTATAAATCATATGAGGCGTACAATAGTTCTTCTTTAAACTTAAAAAAAGCGGCAAACATTAATCAGGTTACTAAATCGGTTACACTTTATTACCAGCCGGTATTTAATAAAGATTTTGATTTTGTAATTAACTCAACGGTTTTAGAACCTGTTATTCAAATACAATATGAAATTAAAATTGCGATTAACAGAGAAAAGAAACCGGCTTCAAAAACAGATAAGGAATTTATTCTGGTGACTCCAAACGGCGATTTAAAAACCCTGAATACGAATACAACGAAACAAAACTAA
- a CDS encoding vWA domain-containing protein: MKSNLFISALLATAISFASCNSSNANSKKNTVIEKPIVTENTKIQVALLLDTSGSMDGLIDQAKSRLWNIVNTLTTLKYDGKTPDIEIALYEYGNDGLSQKSNYIRQIAPLSTDLDLISEKLFALSTNGGSEYCGAVIQDATKKLKWAKDDNNMKLIYIAGNEEFNQGGINYKEAISDALKNGIYVNTIYCGDKAQGIRELWKNGADYGKGKYFNIDSNESVRYIATPYDDEITKCNEKINKTYISYGAKGSAKKMNQETQDKNAQKVSASNYAERAVSKSKAVYKNESWDLVDKVKEDNTAISKIKKEELPAELQNKSEAEIKTIVEQKTKERATIQKEIGELGKKRQQFIDTETKKTKKQDDLGNAINTSIVGFAKVKGYTVEK; this comes from the coding sequence ATGAAATCAAACCTATTTATCTCAGCCCTTTTAGCCACTGCAATTTCTTTTGCAAGCTGCAATTCTTCGAATGCAAATTCTAAAAAGAATACTGTAATCGAAAAACCAATAGTAACAGAAAATACCAAAATACAAGTAGCACTTTTACTGGACACTTCCGGCAGTATGGATGGTTTGATAGATCAGGCAAAATCCAGACTTTGGAACATTGTAAATACGCTGACCACTTTAAAATATGACGGAAAAACGCCTGATATCGAAATTGCTTTATACGAATATGGAAATGACGGATTATCTCAAAAATCGAATTACATACGACAAATAGCGCCTCTTTCGACAGATTTGGATTTGATTTCAGAAAAACTATTTGCTCTAAGTACTAATGGAGGCAGCGAATATTGCGGCGCTGTAATTCAGGATGCGACCAAAAAACTAAAATGGGCGAAAGACGACAACAATATGAAGCTGATTTATATTGCCGGAAACGAAGAGTTCAATCAGGGCGGAATTAATTATAAAGAAGCGATTAGCGATGCTTTAAAAAATGGCATTTATGTGAATACTATTTATTGCGGAGACAAAGCACAAGGCATACGCGAACTATGGAAAAATGGTGCCGATTACGGAAAAGGGAAATATTTTAATATCGATTCTAATGAATCTGTGCGATACATTGCCACGCCATATGATGATGAAATTACAAAATGTAATGAAAAAATCAACAAAACTTATATTAGTTATGGTGCCAAAGGTTCTGCAAAAAAAATGAATCAGGAAACTCAGGATAAAAATGCACAAAAAGTTTCTGCCTCAAATTATGCTGAACGTGCGGTAAGCAAATCAAAAGCGGTTTATAAAAATGAAAGCTGGGATTTGGTAGACAAAGTAAAAGAGGACAACACCGCTATTTCTAAAATTAAAAAAGAAGAATTACCGGCAGAACTTCAGAATAAATCTGAGGCTGAAATCAAAACAATTGTCGAGCAAAAAACGAAAGAAAGAGCCACAATCCAGAAAGAAATTGGTGAATTGGGCAAAAAACGTCAGCAATTTATTGATACTGAAACGAAGAAAACCAAGAAACAAGATGATCTGGGAAATGCCATCAACACATCGATTGTTGGTTTTGCAAAAGTGAAAGGTTATACGGTGGAGAAATAA
- a CDS encoding murein L,D-transpeptidase catalytic domain-containing protein, whose product MKKKIFLLLLSSIFGLSFACMNKKEESISIKNSKPVYSYEEKLKSEITEIRSFLGKTPKYNSDVVFFLDMKIESGKNRFFIYDLKHNKILHKGLVGHGSGSETGTYGKLKFSNVKNSNCSSLGKYAVGGSYSGRFGKAYKLYGLDKTNSNAFDRNIVLHKYVDVPFEEQMNPICNSLGCPMVNEKFFGVIEKKIDNSKKKIILVIYY is encoded by the coding sequence ATGAAAAAGAAAATCTTCCTTTTGCTGCTGTCCAGTATTTTTGGTCTGAGTTTTGCATGTATGAACAAGAAAGAAGAATCGATAAGTATTAAAAATTCAAAACCGGTTTATTCCTACGAAGAGAAACTAAAAAGTGAGATCACTGAAATCAGGAGTTTTTTGGGGAAAACGCCTAAATACAATTCAGATGTTGTTTTCTTTTTAGACATGAAGATTGAATCTGGAAAAAACCGGTTTTTTATTTACGATTTAAAACACAACAAAATACTCCATAAAGGTTTGGTCGGACATGGTTCGGGATCTGAAACAGGAACTTACGGAAAGCTAAAATTTAGCAATGTCAAAAATTCGAATTGCAGTTCTTTAGGAAAATATGCCGTTGGCGGTTCCTATTCCGGAAGATTTGGCAAAGCCTATAAACTCTACGGTTTAGACAAGACAAACAGTAATGCTTTCGACCGAAATATAGTACTTCACAAATATGTTGATGTTCCTTTTGAAGAGCAAATGAATCCTATTTGCAATAGTTTGGGATGCCCAATGGTCAACGAAAAGTTTTTTGGCGTAATCGAAAAAAAGATTGATAATTCTAAAAAGAAAATCATTTTAGTAATTTATTATTAA
- a CDS encoding DUF4139 domain-containing protein produces MIKKQTTLLLLLISTFVLAQKPIFTTAKVKSATVYFNAAELSQTATATLPAGASEIVIKNVAVNLNENSVQIGAPSGVTVLSVQFTNNYISEYETDSKSPALKIVRDSIVLVQKEIQKVNNTINSENKTIQLLDKNQQISGVNSGLNVTELMKMVDYYKNKQIEIANNINTLSDKQQKLNELLYKLQSKLEINANKEEKTSSGKLIVQVMNEVAGIVPLDISYLTNNASWTPFYDLRAESVTAPINMMYKAQVVQNTGIDWKKVKLTLSSGMPNQNNQAPILSSWFLRDNSFAQNGYGSQRNKMNQLQGRVAGLAVESNELKEVVVTAPVIKKSSVSSYTTVEENQLNVSFDIDIPYDILSNGKVHSVSLKEIKLPASYKYYAAPRVENEAFLLAEIADYSKYNLLRGEANIIFEGMYVGKTFIEPNQTSDTLNLSMGRDKKVSIKREKVADKSGTKFLSAKKEQTFTFDITVRNNKKEAVELLLKDQYPLSTNKEIEVELLQSDGAKVNTETGILTWQLQLKPNENKKFRISYKVRYPKDQNLNL; encoded by the coding sequence ATGATTAAAAAACAAACCACATTGCTCTTATTGCTAATAAGCACGTTTGTATTGGCACAAAAACCAATTTTCACTACTGCCAAAGTAAAATCAGCAACAGTATATTTTAATGCCGCCGAATTATCTCAAACTGCAACCGCAACACTTCCAGCTGGTGCGAGCGAAATTGTAATCAAAAATGTCGCGGTGAATTTAAATGAAAATTCTGTGCAAATTGGCGCACCATCTGGCGTAACAGTTCTTTCGGTTCAATTTACCAATAATTATATTTCAGAATACGAAACAGATTCTAAATCGCCTGCACTAAAAATAGTAAGAGACAGTATAGTTTTGGTTCAGAAGGAAATTCAGAAAGTGAATAATACGATTAATTCAGAAAACAAAACGATACAGCTTTTAGATAAAAACCAACAGATTTCGGGAGTAAACTCAGGTTTGAACGTAACCGAATTAATGAAAATGGTGGATTATTATAAAAATAAGCAAATCGAGATTGCCAACAACATTAATACGCTTTCTGATAAACAGCAAAAATTAAACGAATTACTGTATAAATTACAAAGCAAACTGGAAATTAATGCTAACAAAGAAGAAAAAACTTCATCAGGTAAATTAATTGTTCAGGTTATGAATGAAGTTGCAGGAATCGTTCCCTTAGACATTTCATACTTAACAAATAATGCTTCGTGGACTCCGTTTTATGACTTACGTGCCGAAAGTGTTACAGCGCCAATTAATATGATGTACAAAGCTCAGGTTGTTCAGAATACCGGAATCGACTGGAAAAAAGTAAAACTTACTTTGTCAAGCGGAATGCCAAATCAAAACAATCAGGCACCAATATTAAGTTCGTGGTTTTTGAGAGACAATAGTTTTGCTCAAAATGGTTATGGATCGCAAAGAAATAAAATGAATCAATTACAAGGACGAGTTGCAGGACTTGCTGTAGAGAGCAACGAATTGAAGGAAGTTGTTGTAACGGCACCTGTAATAAAAAAATCATCTGTTTCAAGTTATACAACTGTCGAAGAAAATCAATTGAATGTTTCGTTTGATATTGATATTCCTTACGATATTTTATCGAACGGGAAAGTTCATAGCGTTTCTTTAAAAGAAATAAAATTACCTGCATCTTATAAATATTATGCTGCACCAAGAGTAGAAAACGAAGCTTTTCTGTTAGCTGAAATTGCAGATTACAGTAAGTATAATTTACTAAGAGGTGAAGCCAATATTATTTTTGAAGGCATGTATGTTGGTAAAACTTTTATAGAACCGAACCAAACGAGCGATACTTTGAATCTGAGCATGGGACGTGATAAAAAGGTTTCGATTAAGCGAGAAAAAGTGGCTGATAAATCAGGAACTAAGTTTTTATCTGCCAAGAAAGAACAGACTTTTACTTTTGATATCACAGTAAGAAATAATAAAAAAGAAGCGGTCGAATTGTTATTGAAAGATCAATATCCGTTAAGTACCAATAAAGAAATAGAGGTAGAATTACTGCAAAGTGACGGTGCAAAAGTGAATACAGAAACCGGAATTTTGACCTGGCAATTGCAGCTAAAACCAAATGAAAACAAGAAATTCAGAATTAGTTATAAAGTCAGATATCCAAAAGACCAGAATTTGAATTTATAA
- a CDS encoding aldo/keto reductase → MKYTTLPNTDIKVSKINLGTMTFGQQNTEAEGHQQMDYALERGINFFDTAEMYSVPANESTYGSTEKIIGTWFKKTGNREKVVLASKIAGPNPNFTYMREKVDFSPESIKYALENSLKRLQTDYIDLYQMHWPERPTNYFGQRGFKDHDAEWEDNFRETLETFDGLIKEGKIKHIGVSNENAWGMMRLLEESKYHNLPRIKTVQNPYNLLNRLFEVGSAEVSKYENVGLLAYSPLAFGVLTGKFLTGEAHPNARINLFPQYTRYNSDQCLQATRLYQEIAKKHGLTLTELALGFVLQQPFLTSAIIGATTMEQLKENIDTIDVFLSKEILTEIAGVQAIIPDPAP, encoded by the coding sequence ATGAAATATACCACACTACCCAACACCGACATAAAAGTTAGTAAAATAAACCTCGGAACAATGACTTTCGGGCAGCAAAATACTGAAGCAGAAGGACATCAACAAATGGATTATGCACTCGAAAGAGGAATTAACTTTTTTGATACTGCCGAAATGTATTCAGTTCCTGCAAACGAAAGCACTTACGGAAGTACCGAGAAAATTATAGGAACCTGGTTCAAGAAAACAGGAAATCGCGAAAAAGTGGTTTTGGCCTCTAAAATTGCGGGTCCAAATCCTAATTTTACTTATATGCGTGAGAAAGTAGATTTCTCTCCGGAAAGTATTAAATACGCATTAGAAAATAGCTTAAAACGTCTTCAGACAGATTATATCGATTTGTACCAAATGCATTGGCCGGAGCGACCAACTAATTATTTCGGACAACGCGGTTTTAAAGATCACGATGCTGAATGGGAAGATAATTTTAGAGAAACCCTCGAAACTTTTGATGGATTAATCAAAGAAGGAAAAATAAAACACATTGGGGTTTCTAACGAAAATGCCTGGGGAATGATGCGTCTGCTGGAAGAAAGCAAATACCACAATTTGCCAAGAATCAAAACCGTTCAAAATCCGTATAATTTATTAAATCGTCTTTTTGAAGTAGGTTCTGCCGAAGTTTCAAAATATGAAAATGTAGGTTTGCTGGCTTATTCTCCTTTGGCTTTTGGAGTTTTAACAGGTAAGTTTTTAACCGGAGAAGCACATCCAAACGCAAGAATCAATCTTTTCCCGCAGTACACACGTTACAATAGTGATCAATGTTTGCAAGCGACAAGATTGTATCAGGAAATTGCTAAAAAACACGGCCTGACATTGACAGAATTGGCATTAGGATTTGTTTTGCAACAACCGTTTTTAACGAGCGCGATTATTGGTGCAACCACAATGGAACAATTAAAAGAAAACATCGACACAATTGATGTCTTTTTATCGAAAGAAATCTTAACCGAAATAGCGGGAGTTCAGGCGATAATTCCTGATCCGGCTCCTTAA
- a CDS encoding type II toxin-antitoxin system RelE/ParE family toxin has translation MSNSKLVVFWTKIAKEDLKDIYISLKKVVSKEKAIQIRDELFNCTNSILFAEQFQVDEYRFDCRRIIIRNYKVLYQIKENSIFVIRVFNSFQNPLKSLK, from the coding sequence ATGAGTAATAGTAAACTTGTAGTTTTTTGGACTAAGATTGCGAAAGAAGATTTAAAAGATATTTATATTTCATTGAAGAAAGTGGTCTCTAAAGAAAAAGCAATTCAAATTAGAGATGAATTGTTTAATTGTACAAATAGTATTTTATTTGCTGAACAATTTCAGGTAGATGAATATAGATTTGATTGCCGACGAATTATCATTAGAAATTATAAAGTATTATATCAGATTAAAGAAAACTCAATTTTTGTAATTAGGGTTTTTAATTCGTTTCAAAATCCTTTGAAAAGCTTAAAATAA
- a CDS encoding OmpA/MotB family protein gives MIKKASIGLLVLAMSMTSCVSKKIYNDLETKYSDLKKENRSIADQNADLQKSKNQLELERDNLTKDLNATKDELAKQKADLAAAQNKFKVLQDSYNALEKNSNDALEKNMAKNRELLAQLEAKSKKLAEEQASLDKTASRLNELEAMIAAKEEAMRKLKETLSKALNGFEGKGLTVEQKNGKVYVSMENKLLFNSGSWAVGTEGRKAVVELGKVLGDNPDLSVLIEGHTDDDPYAGSGPIANNWDLSTKRATAIVNILSENAKINKQKLTAAGRSEFSPLASNATPEGKAKNRRIEIILTPRLDEIADMLNSIN, from the coding sequence ATGATTAAAAAGGCCTCCATCGGATTACTAGTTCTAGCTATGTCTATGACTTCATGCGTATCCAAGAAAATTTACAACGATCTTGAAACAAAATATTCAGATCTTAAAAAAGAAAACCGTTCAATCGCAGATCAAAATGCCGATTTACAAAAATCAAAAAATCAGTTAGAATTAGAACGTGATAATCTAACCAAAGATCTAAATGCAACCAAAGACGAATTGGCAAAACAAAAAGCCGATTTGGCTGCAGCACAAAACAAATTCAAAGTTTTGCAGGATTCATACAATGCATTAGAGAAAAACAGCAACGATGCATTAGAGAAAAACATGGCTAAAAACCGTGAATTGTTAGCTCAATTAGAAGCAAAATCAAAAAAACTTGCCGAAGAACAAGCGAGTCTTGATAAAACAGCAAGTCGTTTGAATGAACTTGAAGCAATGATTGCTGCAAAAGAAGAAGCAATGCGCAAACTAAAAGAAACTTTATCTAAAGCCTTAAACGGTTTTGAAGGTAAAGGTTTGACTGTGGAACAAAAAAACGGAAAAGTATATGTTTCTATGGAGAACAAATTACTTTTTAATTCAGGTAGCTGGGCCGTTGGAACCGAAGGTAGAAAAGCAGTTGTAGAATTAGGAAAAGTATTAGGAGACAATCCCGATCTTTCGGTTCTTATCGAAGGTCATACAGATGATGATCCGTATGCAGGTTCAGGACCAATTGCAAACAACTGGGATTTATCGACTAAACGAGCTACGGCAATTGTAAATATTTTAAGCGAAAACGCTAAAATAAACAAACAAAAACTAACAGCAGCAGGGCGCAGCGAGTTTTCTCCGCTAGCGAGTAATGCTACCCCGGAAGGAAAAGCTAAAAACCGTAGAATCGAAATCATCTTAACACCAAGATTAGATGAAATCGCTGATATGTTGAATAGTATTAATTAA
- a CDS encoding exodeoxyribonuclease III, whose amino-acid sequence MKIISYNVNGIRAAITKGFIEWLRNANPDVICLQEIKATEEQIPVDLIKDAGYPYQYYYPATKKGYSGVAILSKTKPNNVVYGTGIQHMDFEGRNLRADFDDCSVMSLYLPSGTNIERLDHKFMFMDDFQTYINELKLTIPNLIICGDYNICHEAIDIHDPVRNKTVSGFLPAERAWLDGFMKSGFVDSFRHFNKDPHHYSWWSYRAGARGNNKGWRIDYNLVSDSLQHRLKRAVILPDAVHSDHCPVLVEIE is encoded by the coding sequence ATGAAAATTATTTCTTATAATGTAAACGGAATACGCGCCGCAATAACTAAAGGCTTTATCGAATGGTTACGAAATGCCAACCCTGATGTTATTTGTCTTCAGGAAATAAAAGCCACCGAAGAACAAATTCCGGTCGATTTAATAAAAGATGCCGGTTATCCGTATCAATACTATTATCCCGCTACCAAAAAAGGTTACAGCGGAGTAGCTATTTTATCCAAAACAAAACCCAATAATGTAGTTTACGGAACCGGAATTCAGCACATGGATTTTGAAGGACGTAACCTTCGTGCCGATTTCGACGATTGTTCTGTAATGAGTCTCTACCTTCCGTCGGGAACAAATATTGAAAGATTAGATCATAAATTTATGTTTATGGATGACTTTCAAACTTATATTAACGAGCTAAAGCTAACAATACCTAATTTAATTATTTGTGGCGATTACAACATTTGCCACGAAGCCATTGATATTCACGATCCCGTTCGTAACAAAACCGTTTCTGGATTTTTACCTGCAGAACGTGCCTGGCTTGATGGCTTTATGAAATCAGGTTTTGTCGACAGTTTCCGTCATTTCAATAAAGATCCGCATCATTATTCATGGTGGAGTTACCGCGCCGGAGCCAGAGGAAATAACAAAGGCTGGCGTATCGATTATAATTTAGTAAGCGACTCTTTACAGCACAGATTAAAACGTGCCGTAATTCTTCCGGACGCCGTACATTCAGATCATTGCCCGGTTTTAGTCGAAATCGAGTAA